The proteins below come from a single Elgaria multicarinata webbii isolate HBS135686 ecotype San Diego chromosome 11, rElgMul1.1.pri, whole genome shotgun sequence genomic window:
- the CDK5R1 gene encoding cyclin-dependent kinase 5 activator 1 gives MGTVLSLSPSYRKATLFEDGSTTVGHYTAVQNSKNAKEKNLKRHSIISVLPWKRIVAVSAKKKNSKKVQPNSSYQNNVIHLNNENLKKSLSCANLSTFAQNQCAQPSATNNQISSSKSTLSSSIKNTPHPNSNLSGTPKRVIVQASTSELLRCLGEFLCRRCYRLKHLSPTDPVLWLRSVDRSLLLQGWQDQGFITPANVVFLYMLCRDVISSEVATDHELQAVLLTCLYLSYSYMGNEISYPLKPFLVESCKEAFWDRCLSIINLMSPKMLQINADPHYFTQVFADLKNESSQEEKNRLLIGLDR, from the coding sequence ATGGGCACTGTATTGTCTCTTTCACCCAGTTACCGGAAGGCAACCCTCTTTGAGGATGGTTCAACAACGGTGGGGCATTACACAGCTGTCCAGAACAGCAAGAATGCCAAGGAGAAAAACCTCAAGCGCCACTCCATCATCTCAGTGCTGCCCTGGAAACGCATTGTGGCAGTGTCAGCCAAAAAGAAGAACTCCAAGAAGGTGCAGCCCAACAGCAGTTACCAGAACAATGTCATACACCTCAACAATGAGAACCTAAAGAAGTCCCTCTCCTGTGCCAACCTCTCCACCTTCGCTCAGAACCAGTGTGCCCAGCCTTCAGCCACCAACAACCAGATTTCCAGCTCCAAGAGCACACTTTCCTCCTCCATAaagaacaccccccaccccaactccaaCTTATCTGGTACCCCCAAGAGAGTTATTGTCCAAGCTTCGACTAGCGAACTGCTCCGATGTCTGGGCGAGTTCCTCTGCCGACGGTGCTACCGGCTGAAGCATCTCTCCCCCACAGATCCCGTCCTCTGGCTCAGGAGTGTTGACCGGTCCCTCCTTCTGCAAGGCTGGCAAGACCAAGGCTTCATCACCCCAGCCAATGTAGTCTTTCTGTACATGCTTTGCCGGGACGTCATCTCTTCTGAAGTAGCCACAGATCATGAACTTCAAGCTGTCTTACTTACCTGCCTCTATCTCTCCTATTCCTACATGGGCAATGAGATCTCCTACCCTCTGAAGCCCTTCTTGGTGGAGAGCTGTAAAGAGGCCTTTTGGGATCGCTGCCTATCAATCATTAACCTCATGAGTCCCAAAATGTTGCAGATCAATGCTGACCCACACTATTTCACTCAGGTCTTTGCTGACCTGAAGAATGAGAGCAGCCAGGAAGAGAAGAACAGGCTGCTCATTGGCCTGGATCGGTGA